The following coding sequences lie in one Zingiber officinale cultivar Zhangliang chromosome 2B, Zo_v1.1, whole genome shotgun sequence genomic window:
- the LOC122046246 gene encoding disease resistance protein RPP8-like: MASTAVNLVLEKLGELVSSDVAGILNLDAEVKPLTETLALIQSFLRDADQKPRYEQSHSLHEWMRQIRNLAYEMEDLVDEYAMQLGRASAVDGRMSRLQRIAAFPSRIRTRRLLASRLQDIRTRFQDVCKQAWQLGIQGSSSLPTSSSSSSSSAADTTLARRFELEDDIVGFDEDMKDIKRQLFDVSLTARVVLSVVGPGGLGKTTLANKIYRSADVKNYFQCKAWVSVSQKYVVKELLCSIVKQVFDLKDEQVKGMEELEMKEKLSEHLSDRRYLIVMDDIWEVAAWNAIKAAFPKESAGSRVLLTTRKMNVANVADVPPHELKFWNVEESWNLFCRKAFRTACCPPEFDRFKEDIFKKTKGLPLAIVVLGGLLRGTSQASDWRKKLEYISYEFREGEDQILRILALSYHDLPHHLKPCFLYFAAFPEDYCVSAERIKRLWIAEGFIQTKDKVDQTMEDVAEAYLKDLTSRSMLQIERWGQLYIREVHIHDLLLDLARHEARELNFFRSIDDIGDDPRALRRLSVTENVDDHISSNCLTTKLRSLVIYPNEGFQRTLAIAIPGAKFLRVLDLQKVPIEHLPKEIGDLILLRYLSLSRSKLKELPPSIGNLIHLQTFNIGNTKIQHLPDAFWKIRTLRHVFLNEENTSMPKATYCLQDIQTLVNISSGPWVRDGVLEKLRNLRKLHLNNISSSDEDVLANAVQNLSRLDMLVLNGESVTMSFLTSSCYHHIQFLILRGAWVRPARIHMEAENSRIFSNLIYLAIWLTRLEKEEDIAMLASLANLQCLLLCDDAFVGRVLVFPKGGFPRLQHIELYELSALEEWEVGEGAMPLLQELILWHCRNMRMLPEGLVRLTELKQIEIRGMEMIERRVDKDTGEDYHKIKHVPCIEIN; encoded by the exons ATGGCGTCTACGGCGGTGAACTTGGTGCTGGAGAAACTGGGGGAGCTTGTTTCCAGCGACGTCGCCGGGATCCTCAACCTGGACGCAGAGGTCAAGCCGCTGACGGAAACACTGGCATTGATTCAATCCTTTCTCAGGGATGCCGACCAGAAGCCCAGATACGAGCAAAGCCACTCTTTGCACGAGTGGATGAGGCAGATCCGGAACTTGGCGTACGAGATGGAGGACCTGGTGGACGAATACGCGATGCAGCTAGGCCGCGCGTCAGCCGTCGACGGCCGGATGAGCCGTCTCCAACGCATCGCCGCCTTCCCCTCCCGGATCCGCACTCGCCGTCTGCTGGCGAGCCGCCTGCAGGACATCCGTACCAGATTTCAAGATGTCTGCAAACAAGCGTGGCAACTTGGCATCCAAGGCTCCTCCTCCTtgcccacctcctcctcctcctcatcttcctCTGCTGCTGACACAACGCTTGCTCGAAG ATTTGAACTAGAAGACGACATTGTCGGTTTTGATGAAGATATGAAAGACATCAAAAGGCAACTGTTTGACGTTAGTTTAACAGCTCGCGTCGTGCTTTCGGTTGTTGGTCCTGGTGGTTTGGGCAAAACAACGCTGGCTAATAAGATCTACAGGAGCGCAGATGTCAAAAACTATTTCCAGTGCAAGGCATGGGTGTCCGTGTCACAGAAGTATGTGGTTAAAGAACTCTTGTGCAGCATTGTAAAGCAAGTGTTCGACTTGAAGGACGAGCAAGTAAAAGGTATGGAAGAACTAGAGATGAAGGAAAAGTTGTCGGAGCATTTGAGCGACAGAAGGTATCTAATAGTGATGGATGATATTTGGGAGGTGGCAGCTTGGAACGCCATTAAAGCAGCTTTCCCAAAAGAATCGGCAGGATCCAGAGTGTTGCTGACTACACGCAAGATGAACGTTGCGAACGTTGCAGATGTTCCTCCACACGAGCTGAAATTTTGGAATGTCGAAGAGAGCTGGAATTTGTTCTGCAGGAAAGCTTTCCGCACGGCATGCTGCCCACCGGAGTTTGATCGATTCAAGGAAGATATCTTCAAAAAAACTAAAGGGCTGCCTCTTGCCATCGTGGTACTCGGAGGGCTTTTGAGAGGTACAAGTCAAGCTAGTGACTGGAGGAAAAAGCTGGAATATATTTCTTATGAATTCAGAGAAGGAGAAGACCAAATCCTGAGAATATTAGCTCTCAGTTACCATGATCTTCCGCATCATTTGAAGCCTTGCTTCCTCTATTTCGCAGCGTTTCCTGAGGATTATTGCGTTAGTGCAGAGAGGATAAAACGTTTATGGATAGCTGAAGGTTTCATACAAACGAAGGATAAAGTGGATCAAACAATGGAAGACGTCGCGGAGGCATATTTGAAGGATTTGACAAGCAGGTCCATGTTACAAATTGAAAGATGGGGTCAGCTTTATATACGGGAAGTTCACATTCATGATCTTCTTCTTGATCTAGCACGTCATGAAGCTCGCGAGCTTAACTTCTTCAGGTCCATTGATGACATAGGTGACGATCCAAGAGCTTTACGGCGTCTCAGTGTCACTGAAAATGTCGACGACCATATCTCATCGAACTGTTTGACCACTAAACTACGGTCACTTGTAATTTATCCGAATGAAGGTTTTCAGAGAACGCTGGCAATTGCCATCCCTGGAGCGAAGTTCCTCAGGGTCTTGGATTTGCAGAAAGTACCCATCGAACACTTACCAAAGGAGATTGGGGACTTGATCCTGTTAAGGTATCTAAGTTTGAGCCGATCAAAACTGAAGGAGCTGCCTCCATCTATTGGCAATCTCATCCACTTGCAGACCTTCAATATAGGCAATACTAAGATTCAACATTTACCGGATGCATTTTGGAAAATCCGAACTCTGAGACATGTATTCCTCAATGAAGAGAATACGAGCATGCCTAAAGCGACATACTGCTTGCAAGACATTCAGACACTTGTGAATATTTCAAGTGGTCCATGGGTACGTGATGGCGTACTGGAGAAGCTGAGGAATCTTCGAAAATTGCATTTGAATAACATATCAAGCTCTGATGAGGATGTTTTAGCCAATGCAGTCCAGAACCTTTCCAGGCTCGACATGTTGGTATTGAATGGAGAATCAGTGACGATGAGCTTCCTAACTTCATCTTGCTATCATCATATTCAGTTTCTGATTTTGAGAGGAGCATGGGTAAGGCCTGCAAGGATTCACATGGAGGCAGAAAATTCCAGGATATTTTCCAACCTGATCTATCTCGCTATTTGGCTAACAAGGTTGGAAAAGGAGGAAGATATTGCGATGCTCGCATCTCTCGCAAACCTTCAGTGTCTTCTTTTGTGTGATGATGCATTTGTAGGAAGAGTTTTGGTGTTTCCAAAGGGAGGTTTTCCTCGTCTCCAACATATCGAACTGTATGAATTGAGCGCCTTGGAGGAGT
- the LOC122046248 gene encoding glucose-6-phosphate 1-dehydrogenase, chloroplastic-like has translation MAAACFHGHLSCASSPASSNPGLVLSRKYKPWPASTFHLIVGQELVTRWGFQIKSSNGYPPNVVSSQKEEQYTEHFKVEQELESTVSITVVGASGDLAKKKIFPALFALFYEDCIPQHFTIFGYARTRLTDEEMRNMISKTLACRIDKRANCSDKMEQFLQRCFYHSGEYGLEENFSELDRKLKEQEVGRLANRLFYLSIPPNIFVDVVRCASRSASSPTGWTRVIVEKPFGRDSQSSAELTQSLKQYLTEDQIFRIDHYLGKELVENLSVLRFSNLVFEPLWSRQFIRNVQLIFSEDFGTEGRGGYFDNYGIIRDIMQNHLLQILALFAMETPVSLAAEDIRNEKVKVLRSMRVLQLDDVVVGQYKGHTKGGRSYPAYVDDPTVPKGSLTPTFAAAALFIDNARWDGVPFLMKAGKALHTGRAEIRVQFRHVPGNLYKRNFGSDLDKATNELVIRVQPDEAIYLKINNKVPGLNMRLDRSNLNLLYAARYPIEIPDAYERLLMDAIEGERRLFIRSDELDAAWAIFTPVLKELEEKRIAPELYPYGSRGPVGAYYLAAKHNVRWGDLSSDNNS, from the exons ATGGCCGCTGCGTGCTTCCACGGCCATCTTTCATGTGCCTCTTCTCCCGCTTCCTCAAATCCTGGCCTGGTCCTCTCCAGAAAGTACAAGCCGTGGCCTGCCTCCACATTTCACTTAATCGTCGGCCAGGAACTCGTCACAAGGTGGGGGTTCCAGATAAAATCATCCAATGGGTACCCTCCCAATGTGGTCTCCTCCCAAAAAG AAGAACAGTATACTGAACACTTTAAAGTTGAACAAGAATTGGAGAGTACAGTAAGCATTACAGTTGTTGGAGCTTCAGGAGATCTTGCCAAGAAGAAAATTTTTCCTGCACTCTTTGCTCTGTTTTATGAAGATTGTATTCCACAG CACTTCACAATCTTTGGCTATGCTCGAACTCGACTAACTGATGAAGAAATGAGGAATATGATCAGCAAAACTCTGGCTTGCAGAATTGATAAAAG GGCAAACTGCAGTGATAAGATGGAACAGTTTTTGCAGAGGTGCTTCTACCATTCAGGAGAGTATGGCCTGGAGGAAAATTTCTCAGAGCTAGATAGAAAACTTAAAGAACAAGAG GTGGGTAGGTTAGCAAATCGGTTGTTTTACCTTTCAATTCCACCAAACATATTTGTTGATGTCGTGAGATGTGCTAGCCGTTCTGCATCTTCCCCGACTGGATGGACCAGAGTAATAGTTGAAAAGCCCTTTGGTCGTGACTCCCAATCTTCAGCGGAATTGACACAGTCTCTAAAGCAATATTTAACCGAGGACCAAATATTCAG aATTGATCATTATTTGGGAAAGGAGCTTGTCGAAAATCTTTCAGTTCTTCGATTCTCCAATCTAGTCTTTGAGCCTTTATGGTCACGGCAGTTCATTAGGAATGTGCAACTCATATTCTCAGAGGATTTTGGAACAGAGGGTCGAGGCGG atacTTCGATAACTATGGGATCATTCGTGACATAATGCAGAATCATCTTCTACAAATACTGGCTTTATTTGCCATGGAAACTCCTGTCAGCTTAGCTGCAGAGGATATCCGAAATGAAAAG GTAAAAGTTCTAAGGTCGATGAGGGTTCTACAGCTTGATGATGTGGTGGTTGGACAGTACAAGGGTCACACGAAGGGCGGAAGATCATATCCCGCATACGTAGATGATCCGACAGTACCAAAAGGGAGCCTCACTCCAACATTTGCAGCGGCAGCTCTGTTCATCGATAATGCTAGATGGGACGGTGTCCCATTCTTGATGAAAGCCGGAAAAGCCTTGCATACTGGGCG TGCAGAGATTAGAGTTCAGTTCAGGCATGTTCCTGGCAATTTATACAAGAGAAATTTTGGATCCGACCTGGATAAAGCGACTAATGAGCTTGTGATTCGCGTGCAACCTGATGAAGCTATATATTTAAAGATAAACAATAAGGTTCCTGGCTTAAACATGAGATTGGATCGTAGCAATCTGAATCTGCTATATGCGGCGAG GTACCCCATAGAAATTCCTGATGCATACGAGAGGCTGCTTATGGATGCGATAGAAGGGGAGCGACGGCTCTTTATCAGAAGCGATGAACTCGATGCGGCATGGGCCATCTTTACACCGGTGCTCAAGGAATTGGAGGAGAAGAGGATCGCACCGGAGCTTTATCCATATGGCAGTAGAGGACCAGTTGGAGCATACTATCTTGCCGCCAAGCATAACGTGCGATGGGGAGATCTTAGCAGCGATAATAACTCCTAG